The following are encoded in a window of Pseudomonas multiresinivorans genomic DNA:
- a CDS encoding SirB1 family protein, which translates to MDPRQACLACLAQDPPALFEAALWIATEHEPHLPPEHALRLFDSLAHQVAVALPQGTGDAERAQFLLRRLSELGFAEDDEYPLHPRAALLPQVLQRRHGQPLSLALIALEMARRNGITLVGVNFPGRFLLRVPGADHLLDPATGRRLYTRDCRDLLARQMGASVELSAEHLRTASATDMLQRLSRNLRQLHLAAGEPLAALKDAQRVLELGPPSASDHLARADLYHVLDCPQAERYDLERAMLLSEDAAEQMRLAQRLADISVPPKALH; encoded by the coding sequence ATGGACCCGCGTCAAGCCTGCCTTGCCTGCCTTGCCCAGGACCCGCCAGCCCTGTTCGAAGCCGCTCTGTGGATCGCCACCGAGCACGAGCCGCACCTGCCGCCGGAACATGCGCTGCGGCTCTTCGACTCGCTCGCCCACCAGGTCGCAGTAGCGCTGCCCCAGGGCACCGGCGATGCGGAGCGTGCGCAGTTCCTGCTGCGCCGGTTGAGCGAACTGGGCTTTGCCGAGGATGACGAGTACCCATTGCACCCGCGCGCCGCCCTGCTCCCCCAGGTTCTGCAACGCCGCCACGGCCAACCGCTGTCATTGGCGCTGATCGCCCTGGAGATGGCGCGCCGCAATGGCATCACCCTGGTCGGCGTGAACTTTCCAGGCCGTTTCCTGCTACGGGTGCCCGGCGCCGACCACCTGCTCGACCCGGCCACCGGCCGCCGTCTTTATACCCGCGACTGCCGCGACCTGCTGGCTCGCCAGATGGGCGCCAGCGTCGAGCTGTCCGCCGAGCACCTGCGCACGGCCAGCGCTACCGATATGCTGCAGCGCCTGTCACGCAATCTGCGTCAACTGCACCTCGCTGCCGGGGAACCACTGGCGGCATTGAAGGATGCCCAGCGCGTGCTGGAACTGGGGCCGCCCAGCGCCAGCGATCACCTCGCGCGCGCCGACCTCTACCACGTGCTGGACTGCCCGCAGGCGGAACGCTACGACCTCGAACGGGCCATGCTGCTCAGCGAAGATGCCGCCGAGCAGATGCGCCTGGCCCAGCGCCTGGCTGACATCAGCGTGCCACCCAAGGCACTGCACTGA
- a CDS encoding Glu/Leu/Phe/Val dehydrogenase family protein — MFDMMEATRLESLHLFQDPATGLKAIIAIHNSRLGPALGGCRYLPYPSYDAALRDAARLAQGMSYKAALAGLRQGGGKAVILRAPHVNNRGELFEAFGRAIDSLGGAYITAVDSGTSSADMDCIAQFTRHVTSTTSGGDPSPHTALGVFAGIRASAQARLGSDDLDGLRVAIQGLGNVGYALAEHLSAAGAELLVSDIDAGKVQLAVEQLGARPVPNEALLTTPCDILAPCGLGGVLTSQTVGHLRCAAVAGAANNQLAHPEVSDELEGRGILYAPDYVINSGGLIYVALQHQGESLPTITAHLSRIAERLTEVYAHAQADHLSPARVADKLAERILYGEYSGH; from the coding sequence ATGTTCGACATGATGGAAGCCACCCGGCTCGAGTCGCTGCATCTCTTCCAGGACCCGGCCACGGGACTCAAGGCCATCATCGCCATCCACAACTCCCGACTCGGGCCGGCGCTGGGTGGCTGTCGCTATCTTCCTTATCCCAGTTATGACGCCGCGCTGCGCGACGCCGCGCGCCTGGCCCAGGGCATGAGCTACAAGGCGGCGTTGGCCGGCCTGCGCCAGGGCGGCGGCAAGGCGGTGATCCTGCGCGCCCCGCACGTCAATAATCGCGGCGAACTCTTCGAAGCCTTCGGTCGCGCGATCGATTCCCTGGGCGGCGCGTACATCACGGCGGTAGACAGCGGCACCTCGAGCGCCGACATGGACTGCATCGCCCAGTTCACCCGCCATGTCACCAGTACCACCAGCGGTGGCGATCCTTCCCCGCATACCGCTCTGGGCGTTTTCGCCGGCATTCGCGCCAGCGCCCAGGCGCGCCTGGGCAGTGATGATCTCGATGGGCTGCGCGTAGCGATCCAGGGACTGGGGAACGTGGGGTATGCGCTGGCCGAACATCTGTCGGCGGCGGGCGCCGAACTGCTGGTCAGCGATATCGACGCAGGCAAGGTGCAGCTCGCCGTGGAGCAACTGGGTGCGCGCCCGGTGCCCAATGAAGCGTTGCTCACTACCCCTTGCGACATCCTTGCGCCCTGCGGGTTGGGCGGTGTGCTGACTTCTCAGACAGTGGGCCACCTGCGCTGTGCTGCCGTCGCCGGAGCGGCCAATAATCAGCTGGCGCATCCTGAGGTGTCAGATGAACTGGAGGGCAGGGGCATCCTCTATGCACCGGACTACGTGATCAACTCCGGCGGCTTGATCTACGTGGCCCTGCAGCACCAGGGCGAGTCACTGCCGACCATTACCGCGCACCTGTCTCGTATCGCCGAGCGCCTGACCGAAGTCTATGCCCACGCACAGGCCGATCACTTGTCGCCGGCCCGGGTGGCCGACAAGCTGGCTGAGCGGATTCTCTACGGGGAATATTCAGGGCACTGA
- a CDS encoding HlyD family secretion protein — translation MKGWKLFAPLLILVIIAITLYLRLHTQPLLLQGEADATNVIVASKAKGRVEVLHVRRGDDVKQGQVLISLSSPELQAQLDSLRAARNQVQANLDESLHGTREETLRALQASLSQAQAELRNAELEYQRNEELAGRGFVSQAQMDLSRRGRDVARNRVAEAQANLDQGNQGDREERRQALEAAVRRADAQILELQAQTDDLNVVAPVDGEVGPIPAEQGELVNAYSPLLTLVRLSDSYFVFNLREDILADVKKGDEVAIQVPALKGAEVKAKVSYIAPLGDFATKRATRATGDFDLKTFEVRLYPEQPVAGLRPGMSALWQWKQ, via the coding sequence ATGAAGGGATGGAAGCTGTTCGCACCCCTGCTGATCCTGGTGATCATCGCCATCACCCTTTACCTGCGCCTGCATACCCAGCCGCTGTTGCTGCAGGGTGAAGCGGACGCCACCAATGTCATTGTCGCCTCCAAGGCCAAGGGTCGGGTCGAAGTACTGCATGTGCGGCGTGGTGACGACGTGAAGCAGGGCCAGGTGCTGATTTCCCTCAGCAGCCCGGAGCTGCAGGCCCAGCTGGACTCCCTGCGCGCTGCGCGCAACCAGGTGCAGGCCAATCTCGACGAATCTCTCCACGGCACCCGCGAGGAAACCCTGCGCGCCCTGCAGGCCAGCCTGTCCCAGGCCCAGGCCGAGTTGCGCAATGCCGAGCTGGAGTACCAGCGCAATGAGGAACTGGCCGGGCGCGGCTTCGTTTCCCAGGCGCAGATGGACCTTTCCCGCCGCGGCCGCGACGTGGCGCGCAACCGCGTCGCCGAGGCCCAGGCCAATCTCGACCAGGGCAACCAGGGCGACCGCGAGGAGCGCCGGCAGGCGCTGGAAGCTGCCGTGCGCCGAGCCGACGCGCAGATTCTCGAACTGCAGGCCCAGACCGACGACCTCAACGTGGTGGCACCGGTGGACGGCGAGGTCGGGCCGATCCCGGCGGAGCAGGGCGAGCTGGTCAATGCCTACAGCCCGTTGCTCACGCTGGTGCGACTGTCCGACAGCTATTTCGTCTTCAACCTGCGGGAAGACATCCTTGCGGATGTGAAGAAAGGCGATGAAGTGGCCATCCAGGTTCCGGCATTGAAGGGCGCCGAGGTGAAGGCCAAGGTCAGCTACATCGCGCCTTTGGGCGATTTCGCGACCAAGCGGGCCACCCGCGCCACCGGTGACTTCGACCTGAAGACCTTCGAGGTGCGCCTCTATCCGGAGCAACCGGTGGCAGGCCTGCGACCCGGGATGAGCGCGCTGTGGCAGTGGAAGCAGTAA
- a CDS encoding YebG family protein: protein MAVEVVYRSSRDPERLFMDKAEADRHDKMLELAETLAEVLEKAVPSLKEDQLEEIGIFMAKNRDAFARAFKNQPDALNDIFSEGAAEE, encoded by the coding sequence ATGGCCGTCGAAGTGGTGTACCGCAGCAGCCGCGATCCGGAGCGCCTGTTCATGGATAAGGCAGAAGCCGACCGGCACGACAAGATGCTGGAACTGGCGGAAACGCTGGCCGAGGTACTGGAGAAGGCGGTGCCTTCGCTCAAGGAAGATCAGCTCGAGGAGATCGGCATCTTCATGGCCAAGAATCGCGACGCCTTCGCCCGGGCCTTCAAGAACCAGCCCGATGCGCTCAACGACATCTTCAGCGAGGGCGCCGCCGAGGAGTGA
- a CDS encoding phosphate-starvation-inducible protein PsiE, with the protein MKQNWAERLSERMHGCAESLGNLLVEGFHYLALFAIGGTVFWSAAVAFGEMVGKGHASIDDILLLFIYLELGAMVGIYFKTNHMPVRFLIYVAMTALTRLMIADIQHNHVPDDGIILVSVALLLLALAILVVRYASSRFPSPSSTQRGGGERDLISDDER; encoded by the coding sequence ATGAAACAGAACTGGGCCGAGCGCCTGAGCGAACGGATGCACGGCTGTGCCGAATCCCTGGGCAATCTGCTGGTGGAGGGCTTCCACTACCTGGCGCTGTTCGCCATCGGGGGCACGGTGTTCTGGTCGGCGGCGGTGGCCTTCGGCGAGATGGTCGGCAAGGGCCATGCGAGCATCGACGACATCCTGCTGCTGTTCATCTACCTCGAATTGGGTGCGATGGTTGGCATCTACTTCAAGACCAACCACATGCCGGTGCGCTTCCTGATCTACGTGGCGATGACCGCGCTGACCCGCCTGATGATCGCCGACATCCAGCACAACCACGTGCCCGACGACGGCATCATCCTGGTCTCGGTGGCGCTGTTGCTGCTGGCGCTGGCGATCCTTGTGGTGCGTTACGCCTCCTCGCGCTTCCCCTCGCCGAGCTCCACGCAACGGGGTGGCGGTGAGCGCGATCTGATCAGCGACGACGAGCGCTGA
- a CDS encoding DUF3509 domain-containing protein, whose product MDSPFQTLTDAFQDQYRVNFSVERPDGSIVLTLSTEEGVTARRLIRNPQLQDPEQLQRFIQSIRFGIAIEQGGTAPQLLAAMTRGDNGLPIAS is encoded by the coding sequence ATGGATAGTCCCTTTCAGACGCTGACCGACGCCTTTCAGGACCAATACCGCGTCAACTTCAGCGTTGAACGGCCCGACGGCAGCATCGTCCTTACCCTCTCCACCGAAGAGGGTGTGACCGCGCGCCGGCTGATCCGCAATCCCCAGCTGCAGGACCCGGAGCAACTCCAGCGCTTCATCCAGAGCATCCGGTTCGGCATCGCCATCGAGCAAGGCGGCACAGCGCCGCAGCTGCTGGCTGCCATGACGCGCGGCGATAACGGCCTGCCGATCGCGTCCTGA